The Lolium rigidum isolate FL_2022 chromosome 2, APGP_CSIRO_Lrig_0.1, whole genome shotgun sequence genomic interval TAAACATTACAGAGTACGCCCTGTCCGCGAGCCATGACGAGCTCGTGCACCTGCACAACCGCCTCACCATGGCCAACTCCCTCGTCGACATGCTCCTTGGCAACAGAGCCAATGCCAGCAACAATTTTGCTTCCGGGGATGAGCAGAAGCAAGTGGCGGCCGATAGGGAGCTTACCAGCGAGCTCAAGCTGGCCGTTGGCCCCCACAAGCTGCCATTGGGCTACATGCGGAACCTGGGAACCGACGAGTTGTTCCCGACACTGGGGCAAGCTTGCCGCCATTTCCCGGATGAGCTGAAGCGCTACATGAACTACCAGCCTGGCGGTGAGTGCCCGTCCGACGAGCAGTTCGCGCAGCAGCTTATGCTCAAGGGATGTGAGCCACTGCCACGGCGGCGTTGCCGGCCAAGATCACCTGCAGGGTACGTCGAGCCGACGCCGCTACCAGCAAGCCTGTGGTCCATTCCGCCAGACACCAGCATCGTATGGGATGCTTACACGTGCAAGAACTACTCCTGCCTGGTGAACCGTGGCAAGACCAATGGTTTCTACGACTGCAAAGACTGCTTCGACTTGCTCCACGGCCGGGAGAAGAACCGGTGGACGCGCGACACCGACGCACTCAACTACTCAATCGACACCGTGCTTGCAACAAGGCCGAATGGCACGGTGCGCATTGGGCTCGACATCGGCGGCGGGTCTGGCACGTTCGCTGCACGGATGCAGGAGCGTGGGGTGACCGTGGTGACCAcatctatgaacttcgacggcccGTTCAACAGCTTCATTGCGTCACGAGGTCTTGTGCCCATGCACCTCAGCATCGCGCACCGGCTGCCCTTCTTCGACAACACGCTCGACATCGTGCACTCCATGCATGTGCTCAGCCACTGGATCCCGGACCTGATCCTTGAGTTTGCATTGTTTGACATCTACAGGGTGCTGAGGCCTGGAGGATTGTTCTGGCTTGACCACTTCTTCTGCATTGGCACACAGATGAACACGACGTATGTGCCCATGTTCGAACGGATTGGTTTCAACAAGGTGCGGTGGAATGCCGGCCGGAAGCTAGACCGGGGCATCAAGTTGAACGAGTGGTACCTCTCTGCGCTGCTCAAGAAGCCGCGTACCTAGATGGCAATCTGAAGTACAAAAGCCTGGTATGCCAAACTATGATACACACTTCAGAGTCAGGAATTTTTTTACTTTCTGACATTACACTCCAGTAATTTCACCATGATCCAGGGCATTCAACCAGAGAACAAGTAAATCAAAGCAATGTATTCATGCCAGTAAAATTAGTGGTGTAAGGGATACTCATCAAGAACCTCAAAATCGACATGATCGCTTCGACTTATTCTCAGACATCATCTACAGTGAATATCTTTTCCCGTGGTCTACATATCAGAatcgcaaaacaggcaatgccatTTGGAATTTCTCTTTGTTTGTATGATTATATGGTATGACTAGAGCATTGTGCATTCAATCCTATATTTTTCTTTCAACAGAAAAGACTAAATGCCTACCTTATTTAGGGAGGATCACACCTCCAATCCACTCACAGCTTCTCCCCTTCCGCCTCTGTTTCGATCTTCTCTGTCACAGACGCTGACTCTGCCTCAGCTTCTGTTTCCCCATCCGCCTCTGTTTCCGTCTTCTCCGTCATGGGTTCTGCCTCTGTCATGGGCTCGGCCTCTGGCTCTACTTCTGAGACCGGCATTGTGAAATTAGTGACGAATTTGTCGCCGGCGATCAGCTGGCAGCGCTCGAGCATGGATTCCGACTCCGCCGCCCTGCCTAGAACAGAGTACAGCACGCCCTGGCAGAACAGGGGCCGGTAGTCGCTTGGGTCCTCCCGCGCGAGCTCCTCGAAGGCGGCGATCGCCTCGTCCACCTTGCCGTCCACGAAGAGCGCCTGCGCGGCGAGGAGGCGGGCGCAGTGCT includes:
- the LOC124690186 gene encoding probable methyltransferase At1g29790, translated to MDYNMSRNPVDQQHKSCRFKALVLLLIVATNTASVLLFSDASSVIEIRFGERHQRMPFWSSDKMSLLDLNITEYALSASHDELVHLHNRLTMANSLVDMLLGNRANASNNFASGDEQKQVAADRELTSELKLAVGPHKLPLGYMRNLGTDELFPTLGQACRHFPDELKRYMNYQPGGECPSDEQFAQQLMLKGCEPLPRRRCRPRSPAGYVEPTPLPASLWSIPPDTSIVWDAYTCKNYSCLVNRGKTNGFYDCKDCFDLLHGREKNRWTRDTDALNYSIDTVLATRPNGTVRIGLDIGGGSGTFAARMQERGVTVVTTSMNFDGPFNSFIASRGLVPMHLSIAHRLPFFDNTLDIVHSMHVLSHWIPDLILEFALFDIYRVLRPGGLFWLDHFFCIGTQMNTTYVPMFERIGFNKVRWNAGRKLDRGIKLNEWYLSALLKKPRT
- the LOC124690187 gene encoding uncharacterized protein LOC124690187 — encoded protein: MAFLAGASSIRSPFAIAFPSRRRHDLPTVVKATAASSNSVSPHLLISSLRLAASAAVLLAATSPAIACTPSPPPPPALTATVSPDDAVQDDSESHPFEKLIVETAALSRFGGAEAALARLSAAGVGEHCARLLAAQALFVDGKVDEAIAAFEELAREDPSDYRPLFCQGVLYSVLGRAAESESMLERCQLIAGDKFVTNFTMPVSEVEPEAEPMTEAEPMTEKTETEADGETEAEAESASVTEKIETEAEGEKL